A portion of the Callithrix jacchus isolate 240 chromosome 13, calJac240_pri, whole genome shotgun sequence genome contains these proteins:
- the LOC118146829 gene encoding protein FAM210A-like: MGHCSVTTDSEATTNCRECPNILLGTQPATGILDWSVICLLTGTFIATPARYTVTLGGTSFTVKYLRSHGYMSTPPPVKEYLQDRMEETKELITEKMEETKDRLTEKLQETKEKVSFKKKVE; this comes from the exons ATGGGGCACTGCTCAGTAACCACGGATTCTGAAGCCACAACAAACTGCAGAGAATGCCCCAACATTCTGCTTGGAACCCAACCAGCAACTGGCATCTTGGATTGGTCAGTTATATGCTTACTGACGGGGACATTT ATTGCAACACCTGCCCGGTATACCGTGACTCTGGGAGGAACATCCTTCACTGTGAAGTATCTGCGCAGTCATGGCTACATGTCCACACCACCACCCGTCAAGGAGTATCTGCAGGACAGGATGGAAGAGACAAAGGAGCTTATcacagagaaaatggaagaaacaaaAGATAGACTTACTGAAAAGTTacaagaaaccaaagaaaaagtttcctttaagaaaaaagtgGAATAA